A window of the Brachyhypopomus gauderio isolate BG-103 chromosome 14, BGAUD_0.2, whole genome shotgun sequence genome harbors these coding sequences:
- the msmp1 gene encoding prostate-associated microseminoprotein — protein sequence MAEQWVKMFFVGISIWATCSAAPMECHFNSQAVCEYEGRRYSLGDSWMEQGCLQCTCLHPVGVGCCETVHRPVDFPPWCEVRVESPTCKVTMVMASDPRLPCMPGEGNDVDPSHGSMNRELAG from the exons ATGGCGGAACAGTGGGTGAAGATGTTCTTCGTTGGCATCTCGATCTGGGCAACCTGTTCGGCAGCGCCGATGGAATGTCACTTCAATTCTCAAG ctgtgtgtgagtACGAGGGGAGGCGATACTCTCTGGGAGACAGCTGGATGGAGCAGGGCTGTCTGCAGTGCACCTGTCTGCACCCAGTCGGGGTGGGATGCTGTGAAAC TGTGCACCGGCCCGTGGACTTCCCCCCCTGGTGTGAGGTGCGAGTCGAGTCTCCGACCTGCAAGGTGACCATGGTGATGGCCTCTGACCCACGTCTGCCCTGCATGCCGGGCGAGGGCAACGACGTGGACCCCAGCCATGGGAGTATGAACAGGGAACTAGCAGGATAA